A stretch of Pseudomonas taetrolens DNA encodes these proteins:
- a CDS encoding hemolysin family protein, with protein MDPSPGFTLATLFADFGMILFALILVLLNGFFVAAEFAMVKLRSTRVEAIAELNGWRGQILRTVHNQLDAYLSACQLGITLASLGLGWVGEPAFAHLLEPLLGAMGVDSPEVVKGVSFFAAFFIISYLHIVVGELAPKSWAIRKPEALSLWTAVPLYLFYWAMYPAIYLLNASANAILRIAGQGEPGAHHDHAYSREELKLILHSSRGQDPSDQGMRVLASAVEMGELEVVDWANSREDLVTLDSKAPLKEILALFRRHKFSRYPVYDAETNTFVGLLHIKDLLLELADLDHLPETFNLDELTRPLERVSRHMPLSQLLEQFRKGGAHFALVEEADGKVVGYLTMEDVLEVLVGDIQDEHRKTERGILSYQPGKLLVRGDTPLFKIERLLGVDLDHIEAETVAGLIYDTLKRVPEEEEQLEVEGLRIIIKKMKGPKIVLAKVLKLD; from the coding sequence ATGGACCCTTCCCCTGGCTTTACCCTCGCCACACTCTTCGCCGACTTCGGCATGATTCTTTTTGCACTGATCCTGGTTTTGCTCAACGGCTTTTTCGTTGCGGCGGAATTTGCCATGGTCAAACTGCGCTCGACCCGGGTCGAAGCCATTGCAGAGCTGAACGGCTGGCGCGGCCAGATCCTGCGTACCGTTCATAACCAGCTCGACGCGTACCTTTCAGCATGCCAACTGGGTATCACCCTGGCGTCGCTGGGCCTGGGCTGGGTCGGCGAGCCGGCGTTTGCCCACTTGCTGGAGCCGCTGCTGGGCGCCATGGGCGTCGACTCCCCCGAAGTGGTCAAAGGCGTGTCGTTTTTTGCCGCGTTCTTCATCATTTCGTATCTGCACATCGTGGTCGGTGAACTGGCACCCAAGTCGTGGGCCATTCGCAAACCCGAGGCCCTGTCGCTGTGGACAGCCGTGCCGCTTTACCTGTTCTACTGGGCCATGTACCCGGCGATTTACCTGCTTAACGCCAGCGCCAACGCCATTTTGCGCATCGCGGGCCAAGGTGAACCCGGTGCGCATCACGATCACGCCTACAGCCGTGAAGAACTCAAACTGATCCTGCACTCCAGCCGCGGTCAGGACCCGAGCGATCAGGGCATGCGTGTACTGGCCTCCGCCGTGGAAATGGGCGAACTGGAAGTGGTCGACTGGGCCAACTCCCGCGAAGACCTCGTCACTCTCGACTCCAAGGCTCCGCTCAAAGAAATTCTGGCGCTGTTCCGCCGTCACAAGTTCAGCCGGTACCCGGTCTACGATGCAGAAACCAACACATTCGTTGGTCTGCTGCACATCAAGGACCTGCTGCTGGAGCTGGCAGATCTGGACCACTTGCCCGAGACGTTCAATCTCGATGAACTGACCCGCCCGCTGGAGCGCGTATCGCGACACATGCCGCTGTCGCAATTGCTCGAGCAGTTCCGCAAGGGCGGTGCTCACTTTGCATTGGTCGAAGAAGCAGACGGCAAGGTTGTCGGCTACCTGACCATGGAGGACGTGCTCGAAGTGCTGGTGGGCGATATTCAGGACGAACACCGCAAGACCGAACGCGGAATCCTGTCCTATCAACCAGGCAAACTGCTGGTGCGGGGCGACACGCCGCTGTTCAAGATTGAGCGATTGCTGGGTGTTGACCTGGACCATATCGAAGCCGAAACGGTTGCCGGCCTGATCTACGACACCCTCAAGCGGGTGCCGGAAGAAGAAGAGCAACTGGAAGTCGAAGGTTTGCGCATCATCATCAAAAAGATGAAGGGCCCGAAAATCGTGCTGGCCAAAGTCCTGAAGCTGGACTGA